The Salvelinus namaycush isolate Seneca chromosome 5, SaNama_1.0, whole genome shotgun sequence genome segment AGACATGCCTCATGAAGTAAAACGTCCAGGTTTCAACAGCATATTGACAAGCCAGCAGGACACCTGCCTTTTGCATGGTAGGCTATTATAGCTCAAATCATTGTCACCAGTTTACAAAACATCATAAAATACTTAAACACTTCTGCCCGTCACACTGACTCACTGGCGCAGGAAACTCTGCAGGCCGGTACCAGTTGAAATGTTAGCGAGAGctcaagacagacaggcagagtacATAGATGATGCGATTGAAAGACAATCTGAACCAATTTCCATGCAGAGCTAATGCAAACAGGATATATTCTAGGGtggcaatgtttttatttgttggcttttaTGTATTTTTATTGGACAATAGTTGGCAATTACCGGAAACACTGAGGGGGGATGTAGAAACAAAAAGCTGAATTTAAGCACTAAGTATCAGTGATAATCCACCTGCGGTCTGAgaatagacagtaggctacttacTGTAGTTGTCAAGACATGGCACGAAAGCTTACCTTTGCCTCTCTAGACAAAGCGAGACCTGCTCGTCATATCTGTAGAAGTGGGCCTTGGAATGGTCAAAGCTGGTAAAAGGTAATCCTGCATCTGGTATGGAGTCTAGGGGTGACACACAGATACCATGTAAAAGTAGAAGCTGTAGATTCACAAAACATGAAAAATCTAATTAAAATCTAAAGGCTTACCTTCCCCAGACGGTTGGACAACTCTCTCAAGCCCACGCGACTGATAGAATTCCTTTATTCTCTTGTCTTCACCTGTTTACAAAGAACAGAAAATAAGGACCTTAGAAATACTACCacgtaaaataaaaaatatacatttttatcaAGCTAAATTGATAATGTAATGACGCAGGTGTTTAAGTAACGCTGTTACACTAGTTCTCATTGCATGAGAACTTATCAAATTAGATGATTAGGAGTTAAGAGCTTTTCCCCCTAAGTAAACAGGAGAAACAAAATAAAACCATTAAAGTACTATGTAACAAATCAGAACAAGTATTATTGTATGAATTTCAATGTACTTACTTTCTTGAAGTCCTGGAACCAGTTTGTAGACAATGTCTTGCATCACTCTATCCAATTTCAGGTTCAATAAAGGCTGGGTTTCATGGATCTTTATGTTGCACATTGGACAATACTTGCTGGTTTGGAGGTATTTCACAATACAACTTTTACAGACTGAAATAGAAGCAGAAGAGACATTGGCCATTGATGTTCTTTTATAATAACATTAAAATGCACTATACAAACCTATATTaccatgtacactacatgacaaagtatgtggacacctgctcgtcaaacatttaattccaaaatcatgggcattaatatggagttggtcccccatttgccgctataatagcctccactcttctgggaaggctctccactaaatgttggaacattgccgcgggacttgcttccattcagccacatgagcattagtgaggttgggcactgatgttgggggatTATGCCTTgctcacagtcggcattccaattcaacccaaaggtgatcgatggggttgaggtcagggctcagtgaagaccagtcaagttcttccacactgatcaaaatacatttctgtatggacctcaccttgtgcacaggggcattgttatgctttaaaaagaaagggccttcctcaaacttgCCACAAAGTAGGAAgtgtagaatgtcattgtatgctgtagcgttaagattacccttcactgaaactaaggggcctagcccaaatcatgaaaaacagccccagaccattattccccctCCAACAAACTTTAGTTGGTACTATGTATTTGagcaagtagcgttctcctggcatccaccaaacacagatttgtctgtcggactaccagatggtgcaGCTTAATTCATCACtgcagagaatgcgtttccactgctccagagtccaatgggggcaagctttacaccactccagccgacacttggcattgcgcatggtgatcttaggcttgcgtgcagctgctcggccatggaagcccatttcacatgaagctcccaacgaacagttattgtgctgatgtttccagaggcagtttggaactcggtagtgagtgttggcGATCCCATTCTGTGagtgtgtggcctaccacttcatggccgactcgttgttgctcctagacatttccacttcacaataacagcacttacagttgagcaGAGCAGCTCTAGCACGGCAGAAATTTGAtatactgacttgttggaaaggtggcatcctatgaccatgccatgttgaaagtcactgagctcttcagtaggccattctactgccaatgtttgtctttggagattgcatggctgtgtgttcgattttatacacccgtcagcaacAGTTGTGACTGAAATGACCGAATCCATTCatttgaagggtgtccacatacactatatatacacaaaagtattaCTGCACTTTTGAAGCTAGAAACATAAGTATTTCGCTGCACTTGTAAATCTGTGTACGAGACCAACAAACTTTGATTTGTACGCATTCACAGGCAGTAAGAAGGCTAGTCCACAAGTCTATAAAAGTTTGCCTATTTCTTAGAGAGGTAACGTCATaagccaaaacatagaaaacacaGGCTAGGCCCACTTACATGTATGCAGACACTCGGTAATAGTTGTGGCATCGATGAAGTACCCAGCACAGAGATAACACACTATGTGCTCGTTCAGGTCTTTGATCTTCAACTTCACTTCCTCCTGCAACAATATTAAGTTGCTATTGAAATCTCAAGAATATAAAGTATCCCATGCAGTTTCGTTACATTGTTGCTACTtggtgtaaaaataaataaatagcagAATGATGATATTCTAGAGGAGCCTGGTGAGTTCATTCGAATAACATTGTCGATTGCGCGTGCTCTTTTCCACTACTTTGAGCAGGTGGGTGTGTCAGGTGACTGCAACATTGTACCTAGTTATGATTGCTAACGCAATGGCAAATAAGTGTAGCATCTAACCTTACGTTATATCTTTATATAGTTAGCAACCCAGTACGCTACACACGGAATTGCACATATTGGACACAGGTAACGTTAAGACAGTCACTTTACAAGCAAGGTTTGACAATCCCGTCACGAGAAGCTAGCTAGCCTAGCAAACACAATTAGCTGCTACTAGTTAATAAGTGTAAGAACTAACATCAGTCAAAATATTTTATCCATGCAAAACGCACATTAGTATTTTAACAAACAAGGCATCGCGTTTCTGGTGTACAACGGGGGGAATGGGTAGTTTGAACGGTACACATTTGCACGAATTACCTGCATTAGCTGCCCAGAACAACAACACGAGTAGACTTCTTCCACACACACGCCTGCGCACACATGGTAGGCAGCTCTCTCCCCATCACTTAGGGACGGGAGAAAGCGCTCGCATTGCTGCCTTTCCTCGTCGTAACTAGTTATGCGGCTAGATCCAGCTCTGATCAACTCAAACAATTCTCACTGGTCTATAGAGTCCGAAATGAATTGGTACCTACCTCATTTCGTAACGGGTCGAGCTTATATACGGACTGGAGTTGATTTCTTAGCCGCATAGCTATCGCCATTGGCCCTTGCTCCGCCATCTTTGGGAATTATTCGTATTTCCGGGTGGAAGGAGTGTGTTCAAGAGCATGCTCCAAGTCCGTTCTGTGGCTGAATTTCAATCATCTTTCAGCGTGTCCTGCCCTCTAATCCTCCACTCGCTTCCTACTCTGTTTTCTCACTCGCTTCCTACTCAAAACTATGTGTTAAGTATTTTAATGAATAACACCTCGAAAAATACTAAACTAAAAGCAGAACACAAATTACAGAACGGTTAGTCCTGTTACTCAGCTTGTATTTCTTAGCATACAGCTTCTCATGATGGGTTGTACGCTGCGTGTAGGACAAAGCTATACTACTTTCAATAATAAATCATATTTGCATGGAGAAATTAAGTAGGCCTACTAGTGACAGCACTGGCACCTTCTATGACATAAGAGCCATATGGCTCACTGTTTTGGCTCACACAGAAAAGTTGTTGAATAGTTTGAATGGTAGGTTCTGTGCTACCTGTCTCTTGTCAGTAGATGGCACTGGAAGCATACGACTCAATATTGTTAGACAACAGCAACATTTATTGGGTAGAAATTGTCCATATAAATAGTTTTTCACGTTAGTTGTTGGCCAACATCTTAGTTTGGAGATTGCAATCACCACTACGGTTATAGAGCATAGGCTACTCATCCACAGGGGTAGGCTACACTGTGACATATTTAGAAGAGATGGTGTTCTCAGTAACAACAGTCCTAGTTATAAAACTATATCAATTATGTCCTTAAATTTAACCAATTGTCCCTTAGGTGAATCTTTAGAGATCACCACTACATATTGCCTTTTAAAAGATGTCATTTGTACCATATGGAATGATATTGTATGGTCACTTTGAGCGCAGGTTTGCTGTGACAAGTTTCAGAGAAGTAgcatctataaaaaaaaaaaaaatcacgtaAGTTAACTTTTGAGTCGCTCCTTCATTGATGGAAAGTGCTCTGGGCTGTCTTGAACGTTTATTTAGAATTTGTAGTGAAATCCCCCAGTGGCTTTCTATCTGTGCACCACCCAAATGTTGTCTTGAACAAAAGCTCATGTTGTCTCACCCTTTGTAATTTGTCAATGTCGCACTCATTCAAAATGTGTGGCACATTGTCTCCCACTCCATGGTAAAGCACCTTGTTGTTTGGTAAGCCAATGGAATATACGCATGCAGTGTCTTTTGCACCCCATTTGGTGCAATGTCAAAAAGCTGTAGGCCTAATAGCTGCATTTAATTGATTCTGGAAATATGTACATGATTTACACATAACACGTTTTACGTTTACAGAGGAATTTTACtgaaggtttaaaaaggcttctaaagttagaATTTTACAATGCAGAGTAAGACATACAAAATAGtcacacaagaggaataaaatataTAGCTCCGTTATTGTGTATTCTATTCCTCTTGTGTcactattattttattttttgaactgcatcgttgggaagggttCGTAAGCAAGAATTTCAAGGTTaagtacacctgttgtatttggcacatgtgacaaatacaattttattttattttatttgcagAGGCCCACTCACATCATATAACATATATAACATATATCATATAACCTGTCTAAACTGTGTTCTGGACCTGAAAAGGAAAGACGAGTATCCACCAGATCCAGATTTGATCCAGTCAATCTAAATTGGGAGATGGCAAGAAGAGGACAAGCGATACTTAATTCTTGGCAGCCCTATGTGGTTGAAAAGCCGTCGTGATCAGCCTCGCTTCACTGAGCCTTTATAGTCGGCCTTGTGTACCCACTGTCTGCCGTTCCCTCTTGCTGTGTAATGTCTTATCTATAAGGCCTGCTAGGTCAGTGCTTATCTGATTGACAGAGCTTTTGACTCCATGCAATATACAAATTACCTGAGGGCCCGGAGACAGGAGATCACAGTATAGCAAAACACGTCAGCCAGGAGAGATAgggatgggaagagagagagagagatgtcagagaGGGCGCACTGAGCCTTTCATTTATTCTCATTACCTCACGTAGGACATAGACAATGGGGCCCTTTTTTTCTTGGACAGTCTGTAAATCCGCTTGACTTCTCAGCCCTTTTATTTGAAATGATGAGTTTATCTGATTCAAACACCTGCCAGGCAAGACGGAGAGGTTCAAAGATGAAACGCCATCCATATAAGTGCACCGTGTGTAACATGTCACCCAACAATTTGCATAGCAGGAAGTAATAGATAATAAATAGGTTATAGACAAATATCATGGTTAGAAAATCCAGACTATAGTTGGCAGGAAATACAGTGCACCTTTATTTCTGATTTGACATATGAAACGGCTAGTTCAGGTGTGCACTGTAGTAAGGCATTGGCTCAGAAAGAGGAAACATGTTTGTTGTTGAGATAGCACTAGAATATAGCCTGCAGCACATCGTTGAGTGTGGGGTCTCGTCTCCCAATTGAATATTTGCTTTAAATTAGTATCGTGGAATGTCAACGTCCTCATCAAAACAGGAAAGAATCCTCCAACGTTGCACACTGAATCAATTGACTGACATCCAATAACTGATAAAGACCCAGTCCTGGACGGCCTGTGCCAAAAACAGCCAAACAAACATTCTGCGGGGGAATCTGCGCTCTGCCATGCCAAAACGAGGCCCCATCCCGTCCCAACCGGGGCACATAGGTTTTTTTTTAATCCCCGGCCCTCTCGGAGCAATCAGAGCATGCAGGGGTGGGCGTGGCTTTTGTCTCCGCTGCTCCCCGCAATTGGCCGCCAAGTGGCAAGCTAATGGCGAACGCCCCCAGGCAGCGCTCCAAAACCCCCAGGCAGCACTCCAAAGGCTGTTTTTGAAGTGGAGGGCAGAATGGATGATGTAGTTCAAGGCCCTTTAGGCCTTCCTGGCAGGAAACTCACAGCACGTTGTCTACTACGTACTCTTAGAACATACATGCTCTTTTGGTGGGTATATATGGCCTATTAGCTCATTGGTCAACCAAGCTGGACTGAGTAGTCATATCTGATTGTAATCCTTGACAAGCAGCCCTGTCTCTGCAAAGTTCCAGGTAGGTGGAtgagtgtgtgtgcaagtgtgtgaatttagtgagtgaatgagtgagtaaCTTTCTGCCACTGAGTCCTGAGGGACCAGTGGACTTGCTAAACTTCAAACAAGCCTATAGAAAGGTTGGTAGTTCAGCAACAAAACCAAAgcgtgcgcaactatggggcacaacagacagggttggctaggattgttgacaacatgtaaactatatattGTCTCCAAATGTCTATTGAAAACATACATACATTTGCACATTGAgaacttgttgtctctcaaatacatcgttacaggggttggttagctagctagctagtgaatttgagccatattagcatGGACATGAAATCAGTCCAAAcatctcaaaacaagacatggtattaAGAACAAGATGAAACTAGCTGAAACCAGCCACCtatgattccccacatggcagcttctggTCATTCTTGTTAGCTAACTGACCGTTCAGAATCATAACAAAGCACTGTTTCCGGACCCATCGATGTGCGCGCATCATTTTCATGACGGTGTCAGCCAACCTGTCTATTGGCTGTGTTTTTATTAGTTTTATCTCTAGTGGAGGACCTAGTAGAGTACCTAGTGGGAGGACCTAGTGCAGCAAGACTTTGCCATTGTTTTCTGATTTCTCTGGCTCGTGTGTGAAACCCCAGAACTCCCCAAATCTCTTTTTCCCTCTTCCTCATCTTTCCCTTCTGGGCCTCTTACCTCCCTTACATGAAGGGAGTAGGTTGTCTCTCACAATCAGTTCTTGATAAGGTGATTTATTACATGTGCCCAGAGTTCATCAACAATTCCTCATCGAACAGAATTACACCCCTGCGTTGCGAAAGTCACAAACTCATTTCTCCACGGTTATCTGGGAGCGTTGTGCTTGTTGACCATCTAAGGTATTGCAGCATTTCAACAGGTGTTATGCTATAATAATCATGTCATGGTGAAAGTTTGATATTTACAGTAAATATCACTTCAATGCCATTGTGTCCAGCGTGCACTAGACAAGGCCACCACTACATGCCTCCACAGAGGACTCACAGCATCACCTCTCTTTCGTAAAACCCCAAAAGGAACAGGCATCACACTTCCCATCTGCTGTATCTCCACACGGAGAACCTTCTCAATTACCCCACACCCATCTTATCTTCACAAACATTTAAGAGGATGGGGGGCCGAGGGAAAACATGCTCGACACAGAACCTGAAGGAGCAGCAGCCAAATCCCAGGCAGCATGCAGGTTGAGCAGAACACGGTTACTCACCTAGCCCAATTACGTTGCGCTGACGCGTCCAGATAATCGGCACATCAAAGCGTGCAGAATCACAGAgatgccccccccaaaaaaaattgggAGCTTGGCTAAGAGATAACGGCAGTCCTTTGATGCTGCACGAGCCAGTAGCTGTAGCCTAGCACATTATTTTCTTTATGGCCTCCCGTAAAGAACTTTGATGGGGTTTTAAAAAAGGGCCCTTATTGCCTGCACTGTGTCAATAATGGAATTGTTTTGGAGACATgtattctctctgtctcatcttcTCTCTTGTCCCTGCATGCAGGCTGTCTTTCATCTTGTTTCAGTATCTCCTTCCGTAGCATGCGACTGGCTGCTGAGAGCCATCGCCGGCCCTGCCACTTAAAACTCCTTAAGGAGAAATTACAATTTCCCATCACTCTTTGTGTTTTCCAGTATGCACACTTCTAATTCCA includes the following:
- the LOC120048053 gene encoding polycomb group RING finger protein 1 isoform X1; its protein translation is MAEQGPMAIAMRLRNQLQSVYKLDPLRNEEEVKLKIKDLNEHIVCYLCAGYFIDATTITECLHTFCKSCIVKYLQTSKYCPMCNIKIHETQPLLNLKLDRVMQDIVYKLVPGLQESEDKRIKEFYQSRGLERVVQPSGEDSIPDAGLPFTSFDHSKAHFYRYDEQVSLCLERQSSSLSEKKDKTKLTLQQKFVRCSVRAEVRHLRKVLCHRLNVEKHQIQMLFNNESLPDHMTMKRLWISHWFGKAQPLVLHYTIKDKRTR
- the LOC120048053 gene encoding polycomb group RING finger protein 1 isoform X2 — translated: MQEEVKLKIKDLNEHIVCYLCAGYFIDATTITECLHTFCKSCIVKYLQTSKYCPMCNIKIHETQPLLNLKLDRVMQDIVYKLVPGLQESEDKRIKEFYQSRGLERVVQPSGEDSIPDAGLPFTSFDHSKAHFYRYDEQVSLCLERQSSSLSEKKDKTKLTLQQKFVRCSVRAEVRHLRKVLCHRLNVEKHQIQMLFNNESLPDHMTMKRLWISHWFGKAQPLVLHYTIKDKRTR